In Chitinivibrionales bacterium, a single window of DNA contains:
- a CDS encoding acyl carrier protein has protein sequence MAALDKTNDEEIRRLVYDFFAEECDIDPSKLSDSTNIIEELEGDSLMLLSLLEIVRKRYGLKIELKVLGKHLMKKPANTIGQVVELTLKIVRHGDNIVNVDV, from the coding sequence ATGGCAGCGTTGGACAAAACAAATGATGAAGAAATCCGGCGGCTGGTGTACGATTTCTTCGCCGAAGAATGCGATATTGACCCGTCGAAGCTTTCCGACAGCACCAACATCATCGAGGAGCTCGAGGGAGACTCCCTCATGCTGCTGTCGCTGCTCGAGATCGTCCGCAAGAGGTACGGCCTCAAGATAGAGCTCAAGGTGCTCGGCAAGCACCTCATGAAAAAACCGGCCAACACCATCGGCCAGGTGGTGGAACTCACGCTGAAAATTGTGAGACACGGTGACAACATCGTTAACGTGGACGTTTGA
- a CDS encoding 4'-phosphopantetheinyl transferase superfamily protein, protein MTTSLTWTFDSRLPLLSCGIDSERVARFGKWRNDKTEFLPFVFTERERSHCRMMHNPAFGLCAAFCVKEALLKAIGRAYDFTDCEFLYHKNPRKCRLSIAGKTRARMEKIHPVAKLLNPVEGQMSAIIYLFGGV, encoded by the coding sequence GTGACAACATCGTTAACGTGGACGTTTGATTCCCGCCTTCCGCTGCTCTCCTGCGGCATTGATTCGGAGCGCGTTGCACGCTTTGGAAAATGGCGCAATGATAAAACAGAATTCCTGCCGTTCGTATTCACCGAAAGAGAGCGATCCCATTGCCGGATGATGCATAATCCGGCGTTCGGCCTGTGCGCGGCGTTCTGCGTGAAAGAGGCGCTGCTGAAGGCAATCGGCCGTGCGTACGACTTTACCGATTGCGAATTTCTCTACCATAAAAATCCGCGAAAATGCCGGTTATCGATTGCGGGAAAAACACGCGCTCGGATGGAAAAAATTCATCCAGTCGCAAAGCTTCTCAATCCGGTCGAAGGTCAAATGTCCGCCATCATCTATCTTTTCGGCGGCGTATGA
- a CDS encoding radical SAM protein encodes MNILLINPPRSPENAILAHAPEAAKRFIHKKLIGPPLGLLTVAAAVKEHNVTVLDTKAEYDSNPHAPALEALVRQYCEKTKPEIIGITCIASEFPDSMRILESVKQWDPGVLTVAGGLHASLCPQDFAGTLVDIVCSGQAGQTFREIVSERAGKREYLSIGGTYVNTPAGFQQSQCPPGKINAVVDDPILPDRSYIKQWLPAYRMPHSEKNITYINTSYGCPFKCSFCSIWPQWKGRYFLRDTESIIAELRSLEDYGIVRFADANSVIDEAYTHRLFFRIAEERLDKEFVMDIRADTAANNPKLVERMAKAGLKVAICGFESFRKSELDAYNKHFDPSLIRKAVSVFHDNGVQVRGNYVVPPDYDEQDFDALAVFADAQRVTYAGYTVLTPMPGTELYSSLKNSIIDFDLRKYNFFNCVLKTKLPIDKFHEKVGALWLIKKGNEVA; translated from the coding sequence ATGAACATACTTCTGATCAACCCTCCACGGTCTCCAGAAAATGCGATTCTGGCGCATGCGCCCGAGGCCGCGAAGCGTTTCATCCACAAGAAGCTCATCGGCCCGCCGCTCGGACTTTTGACCGTTGCGGCGGCGGTGAAGGAACACAATGTCACCGTTCTCGACACGAAGGCCGAATACGACAGCAATCCGCATGCGCCGGCATTGGAAGCGCTTGTCCGGCAGTACTGCGAAAAAACCAAACCGGAAATCATCGGCATCACCTGCATCGCGTCCGAATTCCCGGACAGCATGAGAATACTGGAAAGCGTGAAACAATGGGACCCCGGCGTGCTCACGGTCGCGGGCGGACTTCACGCCTCGCTGTGCCCGCAGGACTTTGCAGGTACTCTCGTGGACATTGTTTGCTCGGGCCAGGCGGGCCAGACGTTCCGGGAGATTGTGAGTGAGCGGGCGGGAAAACGAGAATATCTTTCTATCGGCGGGACATATGTTAACACGCCTGCAGGGTTTCAACAGTCACAATGCCCGCCGGGAAAAATTAATGCCGTTGTAGATGATCCTATTCTTCCAGACAGGTCATATATAAAACAATGGCTCCCTGCCTACCGGATGCCGCACAGCGAAAAAAACATCACCTACATCAACACTTCCTACGGATGCCCGTTCAAATGCTCGTTCTGCTCCATATGGCCGCAGTGGAAGGGCAGGTATTTCCTGCGCGACACCGAGAGCATCATCGCCGAGCTGCGCTCGCTTGAGGATTACGGCATCGTGCGCTTTGCAGACGCGAATTCGGTCATCGACGAGGCGTACACGCACCGCTTGTTCTTCCGCATCGCCGAGGAGCGGCTCGACAAGGAATTCGTGATGGACATCCGCGCCGACACCGCGGCGAACAACCCGAAGCTCGTGGAGCGCATGGCAAAGGCGGGCCTCAAGGTGGCGATCTGCGGGTTCGAATCGTTCCGCAAAAGCGAGCTTGACGCGTATAACAAGCATTTCGACCCTTCGCTCATCCGCAAGGCGGTTTCGGTGTTTCACGACAACGGCGTGCAGGTGCGCGGCAATTACGTGGTCCCGCCCGATTACGACGAGCAGGACTTCGATGCCCTCGCCGTGTTCGCCGACGCCCAGCGCGTGACATACGCGGGTTACACCGTGCTCACGCCCATGCCCGGCACGGAGCTTTATTCGAGCCTTAAAAATTCCATCATTGATTTTGATCTCAGGAAGTATAATTTCTTCAACTGCGTGCTCAAGACGAAGCTGCCGATTGACAAATTCCACGAGAAGGTGGGCGCGCTGTGGCTGATTAAGAAGGGTAATGAAGTTGCGTGA
- the nadC gene encoding carboxylating nicotinate-nucleotide diphosphorylase — MNPQSRHQLAALIRGALAEDLGRAGDITSAALFDAKKTGRAAIISKSAGVLSGVQILKPLFGRLSRSLSVNVLLKNGATLSPGGRICELAGPVRAILAGERVALNFLQHLSGVATAASTLARLISHTKARLLDTRKTLPLLRALEKQAVVHGGGFNHRFGLFDMVLVKDTHVKAAGGVGPAVREAQAFVKKRKRALAIEVETQSVAEFMEALSLRPQRIMLDNMSVADMATCAILRDSSAQVVELEASGNVSADTIVKIAETGVDFISAGSITHSAPALDIHLVIE, encoded by the coding sequence ATGAATCCGCAAAGCAGGCACCAGCTCGCCGCGCTCATCAGGGGAGCCCTTGCGGAAGATCTCGGCCGGGCCGGCGACATCACCTCCGCCGCGCTGTTTGACGCGAAGAAAACCGGTAGGGCCGCGATCATTTCCAAGAGCGCGGGCGTGCTGTCCGGCGTCCAGATTTTAAAACCGCTGTTCGGCAGGCTCAGCCGTTCGCTTTCTGTCAACGTCCTTCTCAAAAACGGCGCGACGCTTTCACCCGGAGGCCGCATCTGCGAACTTGCCGGCCCGGTGCGGGCCATCCTCGCGGGCGAGCGCGTGGCGCTTAACTTTCTCCAGCACCTGAGCGGCGTGGCCACGGCGGCAAGCACCCTGGCGCGCCTGATATCCCATACCAAGGCACGCCTCCTTGACACAAGAAAAACCCTGCCGCTCCTGCGCGCGCTTGAAAAGCAGGCGGTGGTCCACGGCGGCGGATTCAACCACCGCTTCGGCCTCTTCGACATGGTGCTTGTCAAGGACACGCACGTGAAGGCCGCGGGCGGCGTGGGCCCCGCGGTGCGCGAAGCCCAGGCCTTCGTTAAAAAGCGCAAACGCGCATTGGCGATCGAGGTCGAGACCCAGTCGGTGGCCGAATTCATGGAGGCGCTCTCACTCCGGCCGCAGCGGATCATGCTCGACAATATGAGCGTCGCCGACATGGCCACGTGCGCAATCCTCAGGGACTCAAGCGCCCAGGTCGTGGAACTCGAGGCGAGCGGCAACGTTTCCGCCGACACCATTGTGAAAATCGCGGAGACGGGCGTCGACTTTATTTCGGCCGGCTCGATAACCCACAGCGCGCCGGCGCTGGATATACATTTGGTAATTGAATGA
- a CDS encoding biotin--[acetyl-CoA-carboxylase] ligase produces MMDSSIKKIRSLPVVERLYHFNSIPSTNTYAKGLKELPAKGIVVVCADRQTAGRGQRQNTFFSGAKGGVFASLVCPIAGIEKHFNHNRAVSLAIYDAIKSVCPAARLSIKWPNDIYWGDKKVCGILLENIPQSNGHIVVGFGINVNIEMKTFPEDIRGIATSLLIETGKKHNEYALLRNILEWFWRYLGLDSAAAHMLYMHRLYKVGERCEVNGQKGVFEGVLEDGRMRLKIEDKEISLSSGPVRFNS; encoded by the coding sequence ATGATGGATTCCTCTATTAAAAAGATTCGTTCCCTTCCCGTTGTCGAACGGCTTTATCATTTCAACAGCATTCCCTCCACCAACACCTATGCGAAAGGCCTCAAAGAACTTCCCGCAAAAGGCATTGTGGTCGTCTGCGCGGACCGTCAGACCGCGGGCCGCGGCCAGCGCCAGAACACCTTTTTCTCCGGCGCAAAGGGCGGCGTTTTCGCGAGCCTGGTGTGTCCCATTGCCGGCATAGAAAAGCATTTTAACCATAACCGCGCCGTAAGCCTCGCCATCTACGACGCGATCAAAAGCGTTTGTCCTGCAGCGCGGCTCTCCATCAAATGGCCGAACGATATTTACTGGGGTGATAAAAAAGTGTGCGGCATCCTTCTGGAAAATATTCCGCAGAGCAACGGGCATATCGTGGTGGGTTTCGGGATCAACGTCAACATCGAAATGAAAACATTTCCCGAAGACATCCGCGGCATCGCGACGTCATTGTTGATCGAAACCGGAAAGAAACACAACGAATACGCGCTTTTACGAAACATCCTTGAATGGTTCTGGAGATACCTTGGCCTTGATTCCGCAGCGGCGCATATGCTTTACATGCACCGGCTTTACAAAGTGGGAGAGAGGTGCGAAGTGAACGGACAGAAGGGGGTTTTTGAGGGAGTGCTGGAGGATGGAAGGATGAGGCTGAAAATTGAAGATAAGGAGATATCTCTTTCGTCAGGACCGGTGAGGTTTAATTCTTGA
- a CDS encoding type III pantothenate kinase, which produces MKQNLVLALDIGNTNTHFGLVDTSVLSCKGFSQFPTADIENSLVVSLRKLMDSSSLSQVPPLVISSVAKINREDISRDLHSAGFPSTLWLEPGAGFPFSIVYQNISSLGADRLANCLYAHEARSGQSSIIISAGTAITVDFLKNGKEFCGGTILPGIFTQLKSLHDHTGGLPLIELDEGATEFPGTSTRASMVTGVTYGTAGALSFLVERYRQQFGSGAKVLATGGSWNLVEKLVTFDFRYVKEMTLVGTGLFWTHHSQA; this is translated from the coding sequence ATGAAACAGAATCTTGTCCTTGCCCTTGACATCGGAAACACCAACACCCATTTCGGGCTTGTTGACACGAGCGTCCTTTCCTGCAAAGGCTTCTCGCAGTTCCCCACCGCGGATATCGAAAACTCGCTTGTCGTCTCTCTTAGAAAGCTGATGGATTCGTCATCGTTATCACAGGTCCCTCCCCTGGTCATTTCCTCTGTGGCGAAAATAAACAGGGAAGATATTTCCCGTGATCTTCATAGCGCCGGCTTCCCGTCAACTTTGTGGCTTGAACCAGGCGCGGGATTTCCCTTTTCAATCGTCTATCAAAACATTTCCTCGCTCGGTGCCGACCGGCTCGCCAATTGCCTTTACGCACATGAAGCGCGCTCGGGACAAAGCAGCATCATCATAAGCGCGGGCACGGCGATAACCGTGGATTTTCTGAAGAACGGAAAGGAATTCTGCGGAGGGACGATTCTTCCCGGCATTTTCACCCAGCTTAAAAGCCTGCACGATCACACGGGCGGCCTGCCGCTCATCGAGCTTGACGAGGGCGCGACGGAATTTCCCGGAACGTCGACGCGGGCTTCGATGGTTACCGGCGTCACCTACGGCACCGCGGGCGCTCTGTCGTTTCTCGTTGAACGGTACAGGCAGCAGTTCGGGAGCGGCGCGAAGGTGCTTGCGACCGGCGGATCATGGAACCTGGTGGAGAAGCTGGTGACGTTTGATTTCAGGTATGTGAAGGAGATGACGCTGGTCGGAACCGGATTATTCTGGACACACCATTCCCAAGCGTGA
- a CDS encoding CsgG/HfaB family protein, with translation MNAMKIMLPVIVLELLPILCPAQEKPRIAVLQLKNENAGALEATVMTHLLENYFVNTDRYTVLERREINQVLSEQAAGFEVATDTDAARFGKLLKVQDVITGTLMVFEGRYLCEVRMINVETSSIEKSCTETCETNDSFAVAAKRIVEKISGETIQNAAPLSPEEQPGTAGEVKEPRELAHFRGAGLSSDDCDRFLKSGLSLDAWARKSRTSPLLAGCLGMLPVASGHYLTRNYGLAVFFSIVKSLSLVAISQTAGKNDERQQWAIGYAVACGAATVADVITSATSAAAFNSGLDKLSQVSMANPCNNPGLSLTITF, from the coding sequence ATGAACGCAATGAAAATAATGCTTCCGGTCATTGTGCTGGAACTGCTGCCGATATTGTGCCCGGCGCAGGAAAAGCCGCGCATCGCCGTTCTGCAGTTGAAAAATGAAAACGCCGGGGCCCTGGAAGCCACGGTCATGACGCACTTGCTCGAAAACTACTTTGTCAATACCGACCGTTACACGGTGCTCGAACGCCGGGAAATCAACCAGGTGCTCAGCGAACAGGCCGCCGGCTTTGAAGTGGCGACCGACACCGATGCCGCTCGGTTCGGCAAGCTCCTCAAAGTGCAGGACGTCATCACCGGCACGCTGATGGTTTTCGAGGGGCGCTATCTCTGCGAAGTTCGCATGATCAACGTCGAAACGTCTTCCATCGAAAAAAGCTGCACCGAAACATGCGAGACCAACGACAGCTTCGCCGTCGCCGCAAAAAGAATCGTTGAAAAAATCAGCGGGGAAACAATACAAAACGCCGCCCCGCTTTCGCCCGAGGAACAGCCGGGCACCGCCGGAGAAGTCAAGGAACCCAGGGAACTGGCGCATTTCCGCGGCGCCGGCCTTTCCTCGGACGACTGCGACCGCTTCCTGAAATCGGGCCTGTCCCTTGACGCATGGGCTAGAAAATCGCGCACCTCCCCCTTGCTGGCGGGCTGCCTTGGCATGCTGCCGGTGGCAAGCGGGCATTACCTGACCCGCAATTACGGTCTGGCGGTATTTTTCTCCATTGTCAAATCACTTTCCCTGGTCGCCATCAGCCAGACCGCGGGTAAAAATGACGAACGGCAGCAGTGGGCCATCGGGTACGCCGTGGCGTGCGGCGCTGCCACGGTTGCTGACGTCATCACCTCGGCGACGTCGGCCGCGGCATTCAACAGCGGCCTCGACAAACTGTCGCAGGTTTCAATGGCGAACCCTTGCAATAATCCCGGACTTTCACTCACCATCACTTTTTAA
- a CDS encoding RDD family protein, with protein MENETTITYIGFWRRVVAMIVDGVVLLPVILFNFPLIKFNFNHKTVVPAIITAALIYFFYIFFLTKFGGTPGKLFLGYRIVYKNGGYLSVQSALIRYLPYFLSSVATVLKQMYAFHHIPDGIVYTGINESSKMITTYAGPMNFIDSFSSFLIFVDCLVIACNKKKRAVHDFLADSYVVDKMSVPIMKDFHIAP; from the coding sequence ATGGAAAATGAAACAACCATTACCTACATAGGATTCTGGCGGCGGGTAGTTGCAATGATTGTTGATGGTGTGGTTCTTTTACCGGTCATCCTTTTTAATTTCCCACTTATTAAGTTCAATTTTAATCACAAAACCGTTGTCCCGGCAATCATTACTGCTGCACTCATTTACTTTTTTTACATTTTCTTTTTGACGAAATTTGGCGGAACGCCGGGGAAGCTTTTTCTGGGGTACCGCATCGTCTATAAAAATGGCGGATATCTTTCCGTTCAATCGGCTCTGATACGTTATTTGCCTTATTTTCTTTCATCAGTTGCGACCGTCTTGAAGCAAATGTACGCTTTTCATCATATTCCGGATGGTATAGTATATACCGGCATCAATGAATCGTCAAAAATGATTACTACTTATGCCGGGCCGATGAATTTTATTGACTCGTTTTCTTCCTTTTTAATATTTGTTGATTGCCTTGTTATCGCATGTAACAAAAAGAAGAGAGCCGTCCATGATTTTCTGGCGGACAGTTATGTTGTTGACAAAATGTCAGTTCCTATTATGAAGGATTTTCATATTGCTCCATAG